A stretch of DNA from Halictus rubicundus isolate RS-2024b chromosome 13, iyHalRubi1_principal, whole genome shotgun sequence:
CTAATTTTTatgacaaatgcataaaatccgccgtcgtCTATTCATTATCCTTGACACTCACAGTAATTTTATCTAATATCATTTCAGCCGGTTTGCCCTTCCTAGCAGGCGTTTTGTTCTGCACAACAGCCGCCTGCTGCTTCTCCTCGTCAGTCCCGTTCTTTTTGTCAGGCTTCTTCATGGCGTTTTGGGCCTCTATCCTCTTGCGATTGAGAAACGCCATACCATGCACTCTGAGGTGCTTGTCAACAGCAGCCTTGTCCTCGAATACGGCCATGCAGACGTGACACTGATTGGCTTCAATAGCTTTACCCTCGACATCGAGGTCGTCGATGCTGTCAGGCGCATAAGACGTATTCTTCGCCATGTAGGCTATGGGGTCATCAATCGCGTGGAACGCTTTCAGGTGCATCTGCAGACTTGGCGCAACCACAAAGTTATCTCCACATTCTAAACAGATCAGATACCTTCCTCTAATTCTGTGTGCTGTTGCGATATGCTCCCTCAGGTTCACCATGTCCGTGCACCTTTGGTCGCACTTCTTGCATCTGAAATTGCCTTCGCTGTCCTCCGCGGTTTCCTGGGTCACGCACAACCCGGTCCCAGCGAAACTGGCGGTTCGTccttcggaatactttttcggGGTCCAGCGTCGCCTCCTCTTCACATTTGTCGTCGCAGTTTCTGCCTTCCGCTTCCGGTTTCCTAGCAGATCCTTGTAGCCACCGTTTATGAAATCTGGTGACATTCGCACCAGCGCGGGGCTCACCGCAATCAGCTTACAGCACTGGGAGTGCTTCTTCTCGAAGTGGCTGCTCACCATAGACCACGAAGTGTTTATCAAGTCGTTACATAATGGGCACAAGAAGTTTAGGACCGTTTCCGTTGTCCTCGTCGGACCGTTTAAAGCCAGTCTCTGATAAAATTGTTTGCTGGTCTTCTGGCTGCGGGAGAACATCGTCACCCTGCCTGCCTTCGACGTCTGCGGTGACGTAGGGGCTCCTTCTTCTTCCAGAAAACGCTGGGGGATCCTGGCCAACGGAGGAGGCTTCGACAGGGACACCGGATTGTCTTCACACTCAACATCTGTCTGTTCATCTTCCTCCTGCGAGTCTGCTTTTGTCAACGAATCTACACCCGTTCCGCGACTCGTATCATCGATCCTTTTATTACAACCCGCTTCAGACTTCCTCTTCTGCGCTTTAGAACCAGACCCGACCTTCACGTGCTCGATCAGCACGTCCTCATCGTTGACCTTGATGATCTTCTCCTTCTTCGTCCCAGACTCCGCTGCAATTCCATTCATCGGTGACTCGGAACCTGATCGTTCAGCGATTGACCTAACTTCTAAGATCTTAGGCAGACTGTTATCAAAGTCTGTGAGCTTCGTGGCGTTCCGAAGAGCTCTAGGATACAGTCCAGACTCCTTGACAGGCAGATAACACTCAACTGATTCTTCTGTACCTCGCTCGAACACCTCGGAAGTGATCGTCCTAGTGTTGACAATCTTCGGCATCACCGTACCGTCTTCAGGTTTCTCGATCTTATGCGACATCGGCCTTTCCACGTAAGTAGCCGTCAGCTCGGGTGGCAAGATGTTCCACAGCACCTGGGGACTGATGATCTCGCAGAGCTGCGACAGATGCTCGTTCTGTAAATGTGACATGATCCTCTTCGCTTCGACGTGGAGGAACGCGCAGAAGGGGCAGGTGAACCAGATCAGTCTCTGCACCACCAGGTGCTTCTCCATGTGCAACATGTACTCCTCGCAGCGCACGATGCAGTGGCCTAATTTACAAAGAACCAGCCTTATAGGCTGACCAGGAACACTGGCATCAGGGTGCTTGGCCTTGTAATGCTTCTGATAATCAGGATACGTGGGTACAACGATGTTACATTTCTCGCAGGCGATCTTATGGTGACTGTGCATCACGGCGAAGTGTCTAGCCACGGTCTCCATGTCCCTGAAGCCGTCAATCTCGCAGATCTTGCAACCGAGCACGCGTTTCTTCAGCGGGTGGAAGCAGCTGGTCCACGTGTGCGCTTCCAACGAAGTGAACACCATGAACTTCCGGTAGCAGTCCGGACACAGGTACGGTTTCTCCTTATCGTGGAACGTTTGATGCGCCACGAACCTGGTCGAGTTGCCCTGATAAGTTTCGCACTTGTGGCAAACATGCCTGTAGCAGGAGCAGTAGATGTCGTTCTTCGCGGTCTTCGAAAACCCTGGCATATAAGACTCCGGCTTACGCGGTTTCTCGCAAGCTTTGCACAATGTCTTCACACCAGAACGATTATACTCCTCCTCCCATTCTTCTAATGGAAGATCCTTGACGCCTCCGTCGTCGATCTTATTATTGCATTTGTCCATGCACTGCTTCAGCACCAGCTGCAATATATTAACCCTCTTCAGGCTCTCCTTGACGACGCCTTCGGGAACAAAGTCCATTACCGCTCGGATCTCATCATTGAGCTGCTGCAAATGATTGTACCGCTTCTTCAGCTCCGCGTAGCTCAGATGGAAGAACTCGTTCAGCATCTCGTGCTTCGACTTAGTAATCATACCCGCGGAATCCACGATGGTATAGATCGGTTTCTGAGCGTGCGACTTCATGTCCAGGTACAGATTATCGTCTTCCCCCTTGTGGAACGACAGGGAACCGCCGGAGTCGCTGCAGTTGCGCTCCATCATGTTCTGGTCCACTTTACTGCTGGTATTAGCTGTCTCTGTTTTCTGTACACCCTTACAGCTAGGTAAAGAGATCTGTTTCGATTGTGTGTCGCAACTGGAGCTGCTTGACAGCTCTGAGGGCGAGGGAGAGGGTGTTAGAGGGGACACGTCGGCGTGAAGAGCGTTTACTCTGTCCGGGATCGACAGGCTATCCGATTCAGCTGATTTTAAAGGTATTAATGGTGGAATGCTGCACGTGGACTTCGACTGAGACGACTCGTGCGACTCCTTAGACAATTTGATCGCATTAGACTTGTTCTTCAAGGTCTTCACGGAACCTTGCGCCTGCTTGATGATGTACTTCGTGCCGTTGTGACAGATGATCTTGTTCTTCATCAACTGAGCCCGCTTCAGGGCTGGCTCCGCTTTCGTGGACTTTGTTGAGTCTTTATCAGATGATTCTAAGGTTAATGCATTGCTTTTTATACCGTTACCGCGGCTCCCGCCGGGAACCAGCTGGACTACCTTCTTCGAGGACGTCTCGTCTTTATTGTTGACGAGGATGGGCTTAGAGTCTTGCCCCAGAAGGTAGATCTTCTTGTTCCCGACAACATGAGACGGTAGCTGGTTAATGATCGTGTTGATGTCGATGTGTAAGGTGTTGTGGAACGTGACGTACTTCTGGCCGGAGTTCACCGTGACCACGGACGCGTTCTGCTTCAACTTCTCTAATTTAGCCTTGTCGGTCTTCGACGTACAAGAGGAAGCGTCAGGCAAAACCTTAGATAGTGGTTCAACTACCAATAAATTTTTCTCTGTGGTATTTTTACCCCCTTTTCCTACAGTATTGCTTTCAGTGATTAGTTTAATCGGCGTTGAGCATTTACTCGACCTGTCCGCTACAGTCCTGGTTGACTTTTTATTCGCAGGAGTTTTCGGGGAGTCCTTCGTGTCGAACCTAGGCGTGATCATGGTGTTTCCATAGGACATCACCATGTCGGACGAGATCGATTTCCACTGCGTCTCGGTCATTCTTTTGGACTTATTGATTACTAAGTTTGTCATGTGAGGGACGATCGAATAATTTCTATTCGGTCTCGTGGGACTCATGACCTGTTTTTTTGACAAATTATTTGTTGAACCTTCCGGCTCGAAATGGTTCGATGTGGGACCGCAGTCCACGAAGGCGATGTCGTTCATTGTACAAGGAGTGTCTTCGTTCTCGATCTCGTTATCGTCAGAAACAAATGTCGGAGTATCTACAGAGGGAGGgttctttattttctcagtGTTCTCTGGCGCATCCATGATCTCGATGCACTTGCTGTTCAAGTTGGGCACGGACTTGTTATTCAGAATGCAAATCTGCTCCTCCATTGGTATCTCTAATGGCTTGAAGTACTGCCGGCCTTTGTAATCTTTGAGGATCGATGCAATTAGATCGTGTTCGCTTTTCGACTTTTTACTCGTTATCTGCCACCAATTGCTGTCGACGTTCTCATTTTTCAGCCAGTCCATTATATGGACTTTCGTGATGAATGTGTGTTCCATAATAGCCTTGCATGTTGTATTAATTTCAGGATCCCAGTTCTGAGTCAAATTTGTCGGAATAGGCATTAACATGAGATCGCTCATGTTCACATTTGTAATCGAATGCGCTTTCACGTGCGCCAAGAATTGACACTGGTTGAAAAACAGTTGCACTGCTCCAACTTTATGGGTTTTGTGCAAGCCCTTGTTTCTCAAATATGTACGCTTCTCGCGTTCTAATTTGGAGCACGCAGAGCACATTGAACCATCCTTGGTATCGTGCGTGCAGACTGTCACGAAGCAGTGTTGACACCAGTATCCCAGTATCCAGCTTTTTCGTGCACTGTGGTCCTCCAAACTACTTCGGAAATGGAAGCTGGAACAAAATGAGATTTTTAGAAAGGATGAAAAGGTATAttaaattaacactaggttcacggaacaCTGAAAATTGTCTAATTTTAGCCAAACTTTTAGTAGCAAGACATTGTCGAATGCAATGTTCTCCATTTTtctcagatttttttttataaagtgtATAATATTGTCAGTGTAcaatattgaacatttctatattCAGAGAAACAATGTACATAACCAAAAGTTCAATTCAGAATTATAGAATTTGTGAGCACATGCTAAATGTCAATATACATAAGCAACTATCAATAATCCCGATTAGTGCAGGCAGTAAGGCCTCCGAAACCACTTTTAACAAAGATCATTTTTTACAAACTCAATCAAAtcataaatgaaaaaaaattagaGTTTGTCATTTAAACACgtcccgcaaacctagtgttaatcagaTTTGTTTAGACGACTTACCGATCTTTGCATTGTGGACACATGTACAGAGTGCCTGACTCTGTATCATGATTATTTAAAGATGGGGGTGGTTCTGGTGGCACGTATGGGGGTGTCCGTATCATGAACACAGCATTTCTCACTGCTGCATAATACTGAACACCCCACCTAGTTTtcggtcctctatcctttcgtagcCTTGGCATGAGATTCTGTTTATTACATGTCACTGTACCCCACAGATATGATCCATTAGAATTTATTTGGAGCTTTGAAACTCGTGGTTGATCCAATGCTTCGGTGTAGAACTATTAATGTTATTGCAGAAACATTTAGAATCTGTTCAGAGGCAATGGATATGCACTATTATATCTAGTGATATACCATGTCCACTACAAGGTTTTATCATGTATTTTTTCATAGCACACAATCAACCTGGTGCACCACTTAAAATCAGACAACACCATGAAAGATTAACCACATTTGTCCCAGGGGGCCTCACTATGAATTATTTCTGTTGTACGTCTCTTTGCAAACATCCAGTACATTAATTAAAGTCAGCACATTGTTATATATCAGAAAACCACCATATTCAGCCATGATATGTTTTGCTGTTTCCAACTTGTTGGTAAAACAGGAACGTACAGAGCTGCCATCGCGGTAAACGGCGGAAGTAATCCAACTTAAGAAATCCAAAAACTATTGCACACCAGAATGAATAATGAATGTTTACAATAATTTACACGAGATTGTTCCttattttacaaattaaatCTTGTCACTTTATACTGTCACAGTTATTTTCAGCAACTATGAGTGGTATTGATGGATATCTTGCACAACTGCAGGCTCTCAGATCACTATGGAATAGCCATCTTCCTTGATATAGAAACCTGGAAACATATGTATAAATTATACTTGAGAATATAAAACTACATATATTATTCTATTACATTTTATGAAATTGCATTCTACTTTATTAACTTGGAATGTTTATagtttattatacatatattatttccTTAAATAGTTCAAATCTTACAGTACAAGGTCAACCATATAATTGATATGATAACTGTTAATATATGGTTGCTTGGATACATATTCATAattagatctttatgcaaaataaaaattgtccaaatcaaTTGCAGGCAACCAAAggttaataaaaatgtattttgtcTTTTAATCAtcttaaaaagttgaaaatagtataataGTATCCTTATAGAttcttttaatatattttcagttttgtatttggcctattcatttttgtcataaatgcataaaatccgtagtctattcATAATGCTAACTACAAAGTTTTTGCAGTAAACCCTTAATGCAAGAACGTTCTAAAATCATTATCTGACTTCaatgtatataaaaaatgcAGTGTCAAATAAAATCAAAGCTTTTCTACAATATCAAACAATAAAAGTTGAGGATTACACTTAAATCAAACAAGGAATCAATAAGATCTTGCAATGAAAGAATGAAATAATATAGTTCTAAAGGTATAAAACTGATTTTACTTGTTGCAACCATCGAACAGAATGTGTGAATTAAATAACAGGCTTAGAAAAACCTTTGACACATATATGCTTCTGTATGCATCCATTGCTTTCTGTACTGTTTGACAGAACTAATTAAGCGTTCATAGCAAAATTAATTACTATATAACTCAGCAGATTTCTTACAATAAGTATATTTCCTCCAGGATGCACCTTGGTAAGCTTTTACTTGATATATTCAGCCCTTAGCTTATTTTTCATAGAGCGCACAAgctataaaatgaaaaatttgataTATGTGATAAAGCAACATGCAACAATAATATAAGTCACAAACAGACTATGCACATAGATAGTATACATACACAAACTTGATACATAAATGATGAGTTAACAAGTAGAACATGGTatacaattaatataaaaattttattgctaCAGAATGATCATGTAAGATGTAACAAGTGTGcacaatatatacatacatgtattaAATTATGTAACTTCAACACACAGATAAGTCTGTGGTAGAAATTAATTAATGGAGACCTACTGGAAATTATTATCCACGAAGTTGAGAACCTCTGGCCAAGCATTCTCATGCTAGGGAATATTCGTGGAAATCACTAGACTTGGCATTGCCAATATATTGATATTACAAACACCAAAatgtatttgaaaaaattcaaccAATTGTAGTGGGAGAGAAAATCACTATCAAAGCAGACTGTGAGAAGAAAAGGTAGGTTGCGCAATTTGGCAAGATGCCGTTTCATGAATTTAATCAAGTTACTGGTCGTTTAAAACAATCCGCAAATACTCAACCTCTTTATCCAGTAGTAAGTAATGGTTCCAACAAATTAATTATATAACGTTACAATAAATCATGTGACTTTGCAAGTAACCATTTATAATAACAACGCAAACTCAATACTGGAATACTGCATTTTTGTAATAGTTTGTAATCCGATTTCTTATCCACATTTTATAACATAATCTTCAATAAGATGACAAGAACTCGATCGTTAAGTATGTCTATTTAGTCATAATGTCAAAGAATTTCATGCTAAATGGATGTTTATGTAATACATGATGTATAAGAAAGTTATGGCAGTGCTGTGTCTTATTAGAGCATGATTAAAAGTTGGGTATTTCTATTGCAGAGTCCTCGTCCGGTGCAAAGCACAGAAGTAGATATGATGTTCGACTCAGTAAAAACTAAGCCGGTGAAGGTACGGTCGCCTATCACAGCCGGACTTTCTACGCTGAGCCCAAAGTTGGCAGAAGTTTTCAGGAAGTATCAGGTATAAATACATATTTGTTATGTTAAAATAGCGTAGGGCCTTGTTATTATATACTTAGTAATTTATCAATGGAAGATTCGGTaactaaatatatttcttttacagATTGATTTGGAGAGACCTGTTTACATTATAGCAGGTAGAAAAGACAAGCTTCTGTATGCTCTCACAGTTGCAGGGCTTACTGCAGGTTTTGCGGCTACTATGGGCGGTATATTAACTAGGAGCAAGTAAAAATCTGAAATAAAATTGTGACAGATGCATCTAgaccaatttttgtagaaaatatattgtaatataAATGAACGCCCATTCACAATATAACTATAAAAACTACTGTGTTTTATTCTACCCTCAATTGTTCTCCAATTGTCTTTGTCCAAAAgatttcattttcattagataTAGATCAAGTTGTTGTATGTTACCACCAGGTGGCAGTAGTGTTTTTTTTTGTCAGAAAGCATAAGAAAGTGCAACATACTGCACTTGTCACGCTGAGTTGTCATGTTTGATAACAATTTATAGAAAGGACCAAGAATCATCGGATGTCGGATATAAATCATTTAAAATGGATGACAATTCAGCTCCTGTTATTGCATTTCATCCCATTATCTCTTCAATACAAAAAATTGCACTTTATGAAACCAAATCTGTAAGTTTACTGTGCAAACAATTATTGATATAGTAGCAGAAGATTGAATGAACTATAAACTACTGGcattaaatgtttttaatgagAGAATGTGATTTGCTTTGCAGAGATTTTATCTGATGGGATCAAACAACACACTAACACGTTTTAGAGTGTTAAAGATAGATCGTATGGAACCGAAAGAACTGGTTGTTGTAGATGATAAAAGGGAGTACACTCAGGATGAAATAAGCGATCTTGTGAAAATGATAGACATGGGAAACCGTACGCGTGCTGGACAAAGAAACAATGTCGGTGGTGTTGCAAGAGTTGTTTCAGCTTTTGGTATTGTTGGTAAGCAACTTGGACCTCTTCTTTGCAATTTTCCATTCATTACAATCACTTGGAGCATGTTTGTGCTTTTATTATATATGCTATTCCCACATTTTAATTATCAGTTGCATTCGCATACACGTATGCAAAAAATTGCGAAGAGTACACAATTTTATATATGTAAAtgtttcattaatttattaGCATAGAATATTTGCCCCAAAGATCGAGATTCACAATTTTGCATGTTGTTCACTGTTTCGCTGcatgtaaagaaaaaaaaataaatgtactCCAGCATTAGATACAAATCATCCCATATATATTAATAACAATGAAATGAAGGTACtggtaaaatcattaaaaaaaatcttGCATTGCTTATTTATATTTGCTTGCTAACAAAGGCAGCAATTACAAAGAATCCACACCTGATAACGGTGTGTCAGAAGAGTCTGAGCACCAAGAATCTCAAAAGCCGCTGCACAAACCGACTCAAACTAAATTTACCTGGAAAACAATGTGGCAGAGAGACAGTTTTCCTCGACTAGTGCCAGCTTTCGGCCTTCTTGGTAAGGGCTATTGAGCTTAATATTCAAACAACTAACATTTTATATGGAGTACTTCCAATAAGACGTCACATGGTTCAATTCTTTCAAAGGGTATACATACTTTTCATTCGCAAAAGTATTCAGTTACAAGTACACCTGTTTCGTTATCTCTATGAAATTGGTATACAGAGAAAATAGCGTAATAAAAACATGGCTTTAATATGCTAATGGTCATCCAATGAAATATTTaagtaaatattataaattacatacattttATTTGATATTAAGGACACAAATATTCCAAAAGCAagtcatatacagggtggagcgAAATCGAAGCTATTCTGCGTAAAAAAAATGagtaaacaattttatataaaaatttttccCCTATTTTTCCATGTTGAATCGTCTTCGGTTTATTTCTGCACCACCCCGTATATTTTAGCATGGTATAACATAATATTTGCACGCgattttatttgcaaatatGGCCTTAAGCATGTTATATGAACTGTGTATTAGATATTATATATGAAAccatatttctgtatttttttccGTATTCGTTAGGATACTTTTAAATCGTTCATCATTTTGCAATAGgttttgtacgatttttggAAGGATACTATATAATCCTGGTGACCAAACGACGCAAAGTCGCCGTGATTGGACACCACACAAtctataaaatagaggatacatCAATGATCTATGTTCCAAACGATACAGTGCGCATTTTCCACCCTGACGAGCAAAGATACGTAAAAATGTTCCAAAGTATTGATCTCCGCAGCAACTTTTATTTCAGTTATTCCTACGATTTAACGCACACTTTGCAATACAATATGAGTACTCCAAAGCATATTAAATCGAACATGCCAAATGATTCTGATGGCGGTACGAATCAGACGATAAACGACGAGGTCGAGGATGCAGGAGACTTTTTTAATATGTGGGCGGTTCGAAAGAATTATCAGCACAGTAGGTGGGTAACAATAGGCTTTTAAGAATTATGACACATTTAAAAGaatgttaataatttctttctgAATAACAATCCCCGAGAATTGATTGAACATGGTAATTAAGAAATGTCCTGGCAAAATCAGTGCGTTGGAGGAATTATGCTCTGTTCAAACATGTTGGAATATTGATAAAGTTACCAGAAAAAAGATATGATTGAGAGTCTGTAGAATCATTCCTATAGCTTCTTCGATTGAAGCGGAAAAACTTCGGAAAGTTGAAAACGCATGCTCttcttcaaaattaaatttcttaaaaCTTGAGAGTGGTGGAGAAAAACGACTTACGAAGTTAAATTTAAGGATTGACTTAAAAAATagctaattaatatttttaacagcacCGAGAAGTACGTCGATTATGGCATACGAAATAATCCTCACCGTCGATTCGTGTGGAACTCTCACCTTCTGAAGCCAGTGGAGAAAGATTTGCATCGCGATTGGATCTTGTACATCATACACGGTTTCATTGGGCAATCGAATGTTAGTATTTTTGGCAGGTCCATGTACGTGAGTGTCATTGCCAGGAGGAGCAACAAATACGCCGGTACAAGATTTTTAAAACGGGGCGCGAACTTCGACGTAAGTGCAATTGCATTCGTTAAACCATGCGATGGCGCGGTGATAATTTATGCTGGGCTGATTATAACCGGTGATTTACTCATTGCGGGGTCGGTAGCGGTAATCGTCCAAGTCTGATTGtctgaattaaattttttaaattaagggAGACGTCGCCAACGAGGTGGAAACAGAGCAGATTGTTCATGACTCCGGAGTGAGTTCTTTGATCAAGGGACGGTTCAGCTCTTTCGTTCAGATGAGGGGATCCGTTCCTGGTCATTGGAGCCAGGATGTTAGCAAAATTGTCCCTAAGCCTACAATTACCTGTGATTTGGCTGACCCTTACGTGGAAACTGctggtaaaattattaaaatattccttGTTGTATTTTCACACGAAATCAGGTTCATTTAATAAATCTTCAATTGTTAATAAGTCACCTCGGTGCCCATAGGTAaagtattaatatttaattgactCCAGGCGCACATTTCAATCAACTCTTGAAAAGATATGGCTCCCCGATCATAATTCTCAACCTCGTTAAAAAACGCGAGAAGAAAAAGCACGAGAGTACGCTGAGCGAAGAACTGTGCATGGCTGTGAAGTACCTGAACCAATTTTTGCCTCCGGAACACCATATTCAATATATAAGCTTCGATATGGCCCGAATGAATAAAAGGTGCACCTAAAATCACATCATACTAAACAATTGAACAAGGAATAATTCTATTTTaaacgaaatcaattttttcaggAAAAAAGTAAATGTAATGGCTCGTCTAGCGAACATAGCACACACTGCAGTTCTAAAAACTGGTATCTTCCAGTCACAGAAGCCATACTATAGTCAAGAAAACTTATTCTCTCCGCAAtccaataaaaaactgaataaaataaattcgagCACGTTTTCGTCGCTCAGTTCCTACAATATTCGAAGTTCCATAGGCTCGGCAGCTGACAGTGTCAGTAACTCGTCCACGAATGGTAACATTGATTATAAATCGACAATGGAACGCAGTGCAGAGTTGAGTCAATTAGAGAAAAAAGTGAGACAATGTTTTGGACTAAAAGGCACACAACAAACCGGCATAATCAGGACAAATTGCGTGGACTGTTTGGATCGCACGAATACCGCGCAATTCGCGATAGGAAAATGTGCCTTAGGATTTCAATTATGTGCTCTAGGCGTTTTAGAGTCCCCAAAATTGGAGTTTGACTCTGATTGCGTTAGGATGCTGGAAGAACTGTACGAGGATCATGGAGATACTTTAGCGTTGCAATATGGTGGTTCCCAATTGGTTCACAGGATAAAAACATAcaggtaaaaaatattttttcatttaggACTATTGAAATATTCTCgtcatttttacaaagtaatgtaaaatgagaatgttttaCTGTTATTTAGGAAGACTGCTCCCTGGACCAGTCAGGGCAATGACATAATGCAGACCTTGAGCAGATATTATAGTAACACATTCAGCGATCAAGAAAAGCAACATACCATCAATTTGTTTCTAggtaaattaaaattgtaaaaatttgtacGGAAGGGAAATGTTCGATTGAAACATGTATAAATAATTGGGATAGGTTTGTTCATACCTGAGGAAGGGAAACCGCCGATTTGGGAGCTTGTTACCGATTACTATCTTCATCATAAACCAGCCTGCCAATACACTCGCAGGACAAAGCTGCTAACACAGTGGTGGGACACCAACGTGTTAAAATGTCTTCCGTACGCGTTGAACGAAGTAACAAAAGCCTGTACAGAAATAATACAAGTACAGAATTCGGTGGAGGAGATGATTGACGTTTACTACGACTACCATAggtattgtaaatattttatcgcgttaaaaaatattttaacggtCATGTTAGATACAGAAAAGAATTCTTTCCAGGCCTTACGAGCTGTCCGTCTTCTCTGAGGTTTTCGCGTATAAAATCAGTCATTCTGTTAGAGAATTTATGCCGCATTTTACGACAAACTTTAGCCCGTTCACTGTTCGAGTGCGACccggaagaagaagagaagagacCGGTAATAAAAACCTGAATATGAAGAATCCGTCCATGACTGGACAGAGTAGCACTAGTAGCACAACTTCTAGTGCAAGGTATAGTCAATTTATCATTCTAACTCGTATGCAATTATGCAGTGAATCatttaaaacgaaaaaatgtttaaatgtagaagaaaagcaattt
This window harbors:
- the Fig4 gene encoding polyphosphoinositide phosphatase FIG4 isoform X1; this encodes MDDNSAPVIAFHPIISSIQKIALYETKSRFYLMGSNNTLTRFRVLKIDRMEPKELVVVDDKREYTQDEISDLVKMIDMGNRTRAGQRNNVGGVARVVSAFGIVGSNYKESTPDNGVSEESEHQESQKPLHKPTQTKFTWKTMWQRDSFPRLVPAFGLLGFVRFLEGYYIILVTKRRKVAVIGHHTIYKIEDTSMIYVPNDTVRIFHPDEQRYVKMFQSIDLRSNFYFSYSYDLTHTLQYNMSTPKHIKSNMPNDSDGGTNQTINDEVEDAGDFFNMWAVRKNYQHSSTEKYVDYGIRNNPHRRFVWNSHLLKPVEKDLHRDWILYIIHGFIGQSNVSIFGRSMYVSVIARRSNKYAGTRFLKRGANFDGDVANEVETEQIVHDSGVSSLIKGRFSSFVQMRGSVPGHWSQDVSKIVPKPTITCDLADPYVETAGAHFNQLLKRYGSPIIILNLVKKREKKKHESTLSEELCMAVKYLNQFLPPEHHIQYISFDMARMNKRKKVNVMARLANIAHTAVLKTGIFQSQKPYYSQENLFSPQSNKKLNKINSSTFSSLSSYNIRSSIGSAADSVSNSSTNGNIDYKSTMERSAELSQLEKKVRQCFGLKGTQQTGIIRTNCVDCLDRTNTAQFAIGKCALGFQLCALGVLESPKLEFDSDCVRMLEELYEDHGDTLALQYGGSQLVHRIKTYRKTAPWTSQGNDIMQTLSRYYSNTFSDQEKQHTINLFLGLFIPEEGKPPIWELVTDYYLHHKPACQYTRRTKLLTQWWDTNVLKCLPYALNEVTKACTEIIQVQNSVEEMIDVYYDYHRPYELSVFSEVFAYKISHSVREFMPHFTTNFSPFTVRVRPGRRREETGNKNLNMKNPSMTGQSSTSSTTSSASSTEDSSSDDDDSHQHTNDSQLISSKESSELISFESLFPSMKEVYGTQPDYPKRTDVVLYKKFVLIGRNATCSLDNTKLRSKLLQQASFLETTTPVIALPTVKECSINIYEQYVKRASAGGSIPSLNDTSLYESYAKQLRKPSICTS
- the Fig4 gene encoding polyphosphoinositide phosphatase FIG4 isoform X2; the protein is MDDNSAPVIAFHPIISSIQKIALYETKSRFYLMGSNNTLTRFRVLKIDRMEPKELVVVDDKREYTQDEISDLVKMIDMGNRTRAGQRNNVGGVARVVSAFGIVGFVRFLEGYYIILVTKRRKVAVIGHHTIYKIEDTSMIYVPNDTVRIFHPDEQRYVKMFQSIDLRSNFYFSYSYDLTHTLQYNMSTPKHIKSNMPNDSDGGTNQTINDEVEDAGDFFNMWAVRKNYQHSSTEKYVDYGIRNNPHRRFVWNSHLLKPVEKDLHRDWILYIIHGFIGQSNVSIFGRSMYVSVIARRSNKYAGTRFLKRGANFDGDVANEVETEQIVHDSGVSSLIKGRFSSFVQMRGSVPGHWSQDVSKIVPKPTITCDLADPYVETAGAHFNQLLKRYGSPIIILNLVKKREKKKHESTLSEELCMAVKYLNQFLPPEHHIQYISFDMARMNKRKKVNVMARLANIAHTAVLKTGIFQSQKPYYSQENLFSPQSNKKLNKINSSTFSSLSSYNIRSSIGSAADSVSNSSTNGNIDYKSTMERSAELSQLEKKVRQCFGLKGTQQTGIIRTNCVDCLDRTNTAQFAIGKCALGFQLCALGVLESPKLEFDSDCVRMLEELYEDHGDTLALQYGGSQLVHRIKTYRKTAPWTSQGNDIMQTLSRYYSNTFSDQEKQHTINLFLGLFIPEEGKPPIWELVTDYYLHHKPACQYTRRTKLLTQWWDTNVLKCLPYALNEVTKACTEIIQVQNSVEEMIDVYYDYHRPYELSVFSEVFAYKISHSVREFMPHFTTNFSPFTVRVRPGRRREETGNKNLNMKNPSMTGQSSTSSTTSSASSTEDSSSDDDDSHQHTNDSQLISSKESSELISFESLFPSMKEVYGTQPDYPKRTDVVLYKKFVLIGRNATCSLDNTKLRSKLLQQASFLETTTPVIALPTVKECSINIYEQYVKRASAGGSIPSLNDTSLYESYAKQLRKPSICTS